The following proteins are encoded in a genomic region of Micropterus dolomieu isolate WLL.071019.BEF.003 ecotype Adirondacks linkage group LG04, ASM2129224v1, whole genome shotgun sequence:
- the LOC123969146 gene encoding opsin-5-like, whose product MSVRSAAAGPPWRNHSFILGGGRDPPLTDQGETIIGVYLLLLGWLSWFGNSIVLFVLYRQRATLQPTDYLTFNLAVSDASISVFGYSRGIVEVFKVFQNSEYIISSIWTCEVDGFFTLVFGLGSILTLTVISITRYIKGCHPSRARHISRTSVCFCLLFIWITAGFWSGAPLFGWGSYTDRGYGTCEIDWAKATYSAVYKSYIISIFTVCFFIPVFIMLFCYVSIINTVKRGNALSAEGDLTDRQRKIERDVTIVSIVICTAFILAWSPYAVVSIWSACGFHVPNLTSIFTRLFAKSASFYNPLIYFGLSSKFRKDVAVLLPCTRDAKDTVKLKRFKPKADAHARPAAGGGARLKVPLNWPEKKYSPGNQPNLVPSPDSGMGSPPCTPPPVNKEVFYIDMPRPSEPSFESECERL is encoded by the exons ATGTCTGTCCGCAGCGCCGCCGCCGGCCCCCCCTGGAGGAACCACAGCTTCATTCTGGGGGGGGGCAGGGACCCTCCTCTGACCGACCAGGGCGAGACCATCATCGGAGtctacctgctgctgctgg GTTGGCTGTCCTGGTTTGGAAACAGCATCGTCCTCTTCGTCCTGTACAGACAGAGAGCCACCCTGCAGCCCACAGACTACCTGACCTTTAACCTGGCCGTCTCTGACGCCAGCATCTCAGTGTTCGGCTACTCCAGAGGCATTGTGGAGGTCTTCAAAGTCTTCCAGAACAGCGAATACATCATCTCCTCCATCTGGACCTGCGAG GTGGACGGGTTCTTCACACTGGTGTTTGGTCTGGGCAGCATCCTCACACTGACAGTCATCAGCATCACCCGCTACATCAAAGGATGTCACCCGAGCAGAG CCCGTCACATCAGCAGGACCAGCGTGTGCTTCTGCCTGCTCTTCATCTGGATCACAGCTGGGTTCTGGTCCGGAGCTCCGCTGTTCGGCTGGGGGAGCTACACAG ATCGTGGGTATGGAACCTGTGAGATCGACTGGGCCAAAGCGACCTACTCAGCCGTCTACAAGTCCTACATCATCTCCATCTTCACCGTCTGCTTCTTCATCCCGGTGTTCATCATGCTCTTCTGCTACGTCTCCATCATCAACACGGTGAAGAGAGGCAACGCCCTGTCCGCTGAGGGCGACCTGACCGACCGCCAGAGGAAGATCGAGCGGGACGTCACCATA GTTTCCATAGTGATCTGCACGGCCTTCATCTTGGCGTGGTCTCCGTACGCCGTGGTGTCCATATGGTCGGCCTGCGGCTTCCACGTGCCCAACCTCACCAGCATCTTCACCCGCCTCTTCGCCAAGTCCGCCAGCTTCTACAACCCGCTCATCTACTTCGGACTCAGCTCCAAGTTCCGCAAAGACGTGGCGGTCCTGCTACCCTGCACCCGCGACGCCAAAGACACCGTCAAGCTGAAGCGCTTCAAGCCGAAGGCCGATGCCCACGCCCGGCCCGCCGCAGGGGGCGGAGCCAGACTCAAAGTTCCTCTGAACTGGCCAGAAAAGAAGTACTCGCCCGGGAACCAGCCTAACCTGGTCCCCAGCCCGGACTCCGGGATGGGAAGCCCGCCCTGCACGCCGCCACCCGTCAACAAGGAGGTGTTCTACATCGACATGCCCCGCCCCTCTGAGCCCAGCTTTGAGTCTGAATGTGAGAGGCTCTGA